A DNA window from Halorubrum sp. DM2 contains the following coding sequences:
- a CDS encoding DUF5787 family protein, with amino-acid sequence MTPDAEFGYELLVCRYAELAWHPSEGPRPAIVSRQLGTKERRWDTLVIEVDPAAFAARRAFGDRTIDSDLLHVVRGAPAEWTWYRDALPDPGYPWRYVRQAVHRAAGRDLIEKRRDGNRIQIRRTRPYPDWVERIVAVENKPGLDRSAADRLAEQLEHDVTTALADEAWLATETTGERVEPALLREMPVEAGILATDFSQGVDADVTDVAWYPSDLSPADGERRDDETETLRLEIAERAYGKGWRSYHDTMRPDCRHFELRRDGRALVPHCAAKDKTPTARECSGSCPEFSPEPPQWRTKGWPIEGGPGKGFERLLARRRERERDRVERIE; translated from the coding sequence GTGACGCCAGACGCCGAGTTCGGCTACGAGCTGCTCGTCTGCCGGTACGCCGAGTTGGCCTGGCACCCGAGCGAGGGACCTCGACCCGCGATCGTCTCCCGCCAGCTCGGCACCAAGGAGCGCCGCTGGGACACGCTCGTGATCGAGGTCGACCCGGCGGCGTTCGCGGCGCGGCGCGCGTTCGGCGACCGGACCATCGACTCCGACCTCCTCCACGTCGTCCGCGGCGCGCCGGCCGAGTGGACGTGGTACCGCGACGCGCTGCCCGACCCCGGCTACCCGTGGCGGTACGTCAGACAGGCGGTCCACCGCGCCGCGGGCCGGGACCTGATCGAGAAGCGCCGCGACGGGAACCGGATCCAGATCCGCCGGACGCGACCGTACCCGGACTGGGTCGAGCGGATCGTCGCGGTCGAGAACAAGCCGGGTCTCGACCGCTCGGCCGCCGACCGTCTCGCCGAGCAGCTCGAACACGACGTGACGACCGCGCTGGCCGACGAGGCGTGGCTGGCGACCGAGACGACCGGCGAGCGCGTCGAGCCCGCCCTGCTTCGGGAGATGCCGGTCGAGGCCGGCATCCTCGCGACGGACTTCTCTCAGGGCGTCGACGCCGACGTGACCGACGTTGCGTGGTACCCGAGCGACCTCTCGCCCGCGGACGGCGAGCGCCGCGACGACGAGACCGAGACGCTGCGGTTGGAGATAGCCGAGCGCGCCTACGGTAAGGGATGGCGCTCGTATCACGACACGATGCGGCCCGACTGTCGCCACTTCGAACTCCGCCGCGACGGGCGCGCGCTCGTCCCGCACTGCGCGGCGAAGGACAAGACCCCGACCGCCCGCGAGTGTTCCGGCTCCTGTCCCGAGTTCTCGCCGGAGCCGCCCCAGTGGCGGACGAAGGGGTGGCCGATCGAGGGCGGGCCGGGGAAGGGGTTCGAGCGGTTGTTGGCGCGGCGGCGGGAGCGCGAGCGAGACCGGGTCGAAAGGATTGAGTGA